One stretch of Anguilla anguilla isolate fAngAng1 chromosome 5, fAngAng1.pri, whole genome shotgun sequence DNA includes these proteins:
- the LOC118226883 gene encoding creatine kinase U-type, mitochondrial-like: MASTFARIFSYKRSIRILSLVGAGSITTGLFLNKEYVDAGSLVRRRYPASAEYPDLRKHNNCMASHLTPAVYAKLCDKSTPNGYTIDEAIQTGVDNPGHPFIKTVGMVAGDEESYEVFAELFDPVIKERHNGYDPTTMTHPTDLDASKIRSGLFDDRYVLSSRVRTGRSIRGLSLPPACTRAERREVERVVVDALNGLQGELKGQYYSLTQMTEQEQQQLIDDHFLFDKPVSPLLTCAGMARDWPDARGIWHNNEKTFLVWINEEDHTRVISMEKGGNMKRVFERFCMGLKEVERLIMEKGWEFMWNERLGYILTCPSNLGTGLRAGVHVKLPRLSKDPRFAKILDNLRLQKRGTGGVDTAAVGSTFDISNFDRLGKSEVELVQIVIDGVNYLIDCEKRLERGQDIRIPPPIPQFK, encoded by the exons atggcaagcACTTTCGCCAGGATTTTTTCTTATAAAAGAAGCATTCGTATCCTCTCGTTAGTGGGAGCGGGCTCCATAACGACTGGGCTATTTCTAAACAAGGAGTATGTCGACGCTGGATCCCTTGTTAGGAGAAGGTACCCCGCCAG TGCAGAATATCCAGATTTACGAAAACATAACAACTGTATGGCCAGTCACCTCACTCCTGCTGTCTATGCCAAGCTGTGCGACAAATCCACACCCAATGGCTACACTATAGATGAAGCCATTCAGACTGGAGTGGACAACCCTGGACATCCTTTCATTAAGACAGTGGGCATGGTGGCAGGGGACGAAGAGTCATATGAG GTGTTTGCTGAACTATTTGACCCTGTCATCAAGGAAAGACATAATGGCTATGACCCTACGACAATGACGCACCCGACTGATCTGGACGCAAGTAAG ATACGGTCGGGACTGTTCGATGACCGTTACGTGCTGTCGTCCCGAGTGCGGACGGGCCGCAGCATTCGGGGTCTGAGTCTGCCCCCCGCCTGCACGCGCGCCGAACGCAGGGAGGTGGAGCGGGTGGTGGTGGATGCTCTCAACGGGCTCCAGGGAGAGCTGAAGGGCCAATACTACAGCCTCACTCAGATGACCGAGCAGGAACAGCAGCAACTGATTGAT gatcacttcctgtttgacaaGCCAGTTTCCCCTCTCCTTACCTGTGCAGGGATGGCACGTGACTGGCCAGATGCACGTGGAATCTG GCATAACAATGAAAAGACCTTCCTGGTGTGGATCAATGAGGAGGACCACACCAGGGTCATCTCCATGGAGAAGGGAGGCAACATGAAGAGGGTGTTTGAGCGCTTCTGTATGGGACTGAAAGAG GTGGAGAGACTGATCATGGAAAAGGGATGGGAGTTCATGTGGAACGAGAGGCTGGGCTACATCCTCACCTGCCCCTCCAACCTGGGAACAGGTCTGCGGGCCGGAGTCCACGTCAAGCTGCCTCGCCTCAGCAAG GACCCTCGCTTTGCCAAGATCCTGGATAATCTGCGACTCCAGAAGCGCGGCACCGGGGGTGTGGACACGGCTGCTGTGGGCAGCACCTTCGATATCTCCAACTTCGACCGACTTGGCAAGTCTGAG GTTGAGCTTGTCCAGATCGTGATCGATGGTGTGAACTACCTGATCGATTGTGAGAAGCGACTGGAGAGGGGCCAGGACATCCGAATCCCCCCACCCATACCCCAGTTCAAGTAG